From the genome of Spirochaetota bacterium:
AAAATAGTTTTGAAAGAGAACCTGCTGCATCACCATTAATCCATTAAGGAGATTAAACTCGATTTTTACCCCCTTATCATCCCGATTCCGCTTAAAAAGAGCTGCCAATACTGACATTGTGCCGAATATACCCCCCATCATATCCGCAAGGGCAATACCACCGGGTATCACAGGGGTATTCGTTTTAGGATCACCAGATACGCTTAAAATACCGCTATGCCCACAAGCAATAATATCAAAGGAAGGATAACTTCTACAAGGCCCTGTCTCTCCATACCCTGAGATATTACAGCGTATAATCCTTGGATTTATCTTTGACAGAGTCTCAAAATCTGTACCCTGTCTTGTTGGAACACCAGCCCTTAGGTTTGAATATACTATGTCGGATTTCTTCACAAGCTCATGAAAGGCCTTTCTGCCCAATTCCCCCTTTAAATCTAATACCAAGCCCTTTTTATTACGGTTTAGACCTGTAAAATAATAGCTTGTAAGTGAAACCTTTTTTTCCCCCATTCTCATCATCTCCCCAGGTGGCGGCTCAAGCTTAATTATCTCAGCCCCCAGATCACCCAAAAGCATAGTGCCAAAGGGACCTGCATGTGCATGTGTCATGTCTATAACCCTAATTCCCTTTAAGGGACCCTGTGTAATTGACATTTATTGTACTCCTTTTCTGAAATAGTATACATGAATTGAATTTAGGGAACCTCTATTAATTAAAAATATTTTGTTGCCAGCCTGTGCAAACACCTGATTCCACAGGGTTTGTGAATAAGGGTATTGTCAGAAATTTAATTAATAGAGGTTCCCTTTAATAATGGTTAATACTCAATCTAAGTTATAATTATTATCAAAATCTAACACTATTTCAGTTATGTGTAAAAATATTGTTAGATTATATATCTCAAATATAATCAAAATGAGTTTGAATATTTATTTGGATTGTAACCCCTGGATAAGAAGGTTATCATTGATTCACTAATCTTTTTCTTGCTGCCTCGTTTTCCTGCCTTATCTCACTAATCTGTTCATCAGAATAACCTAATTTATCTCTCAATACCTCTTCTGTATACCTTCCAAGATCAGAGGGCGGAGTGGGTCTACCCTCAATCTCATTGGGCATTTTAAATATTGAACCTATGGTTTTGTATTTTTCTCCGCTTTCAAGTTGCATATCCCATATCATATTATTATGCTGAACTTGAGGATCATTAATGACCTGTCCATAATTCAGCACAGGGCCAGAGGCGAGATCATTTTCATCACGAAGTATCCTTACCCATTCTTCTGTGGTCTTACTCCGCAGGGCTTCTTCAAAATGCTTATTGAATTCTTCGCGATTTATTACCCTATTAAACATGCTATCGAGTTTAGGATCTTCAAACATCCAACCGAGTCCAGCAACCTCAATTATTTTGCTCTCATCACTGGGTCCCAATGTTAAATATCCATCCTTTGTCTCAAACACACCATAAGTTGCCAGCATCATATGCCTCCCCCCCTGTAATGTGGGAGCCATGCCAGAGGAGAAATAGTGTTGAAATATTGCCTTCTGCATAAACAAGAGCGAATCAAAAAGATTTACCTCTGCCTTTAGACCCATCCCATCCTTATCTCTATTCATTAGCGCAGATAATATATGCATAACTGCAAAGATGCCTCCCATCATTTCACCAAGAGAAATACCACCTGGAATCAAGGGCGCCCTGCCTGGTTCCCCAGAGAGGCTCAACAATCCGCTATGTCCGCATGCAATAATATCAAAGGGTGGATATTCAGCATAGGGGCCAGACTCCCCATAACCTGAAATATTACAGGTAATTATTTTGGGATTAATTCTTTCAAGGGTATCAAAATCCAAACCCCTATTCCTGTTTAAGGCGGGTTCTGAATTTGAAATGATTACATCAGACACCTCAACTAAATCGTGAAAAGTCCTTTTCCCTAGTTTACTCTCAATATCTAGGATAATACTCCCCTTATTACGATTCAGCGCTAAAAAAAAATGATTATCCAGACTAACACTTGGTTCACCCTGCCTAGAACAATCACCTAAGGGTGATTCAATTTTTATTATCTCAGCCCCAAGATCTCCCAAAAGCATAGATCCGAATGGACCTGAATGATTCTCAGTTAAATCTAAAACTCTAATACCAGTTAATGGACCTCTTGTTATCGCCATCTATATATAATCCTCCTATCCTTTTTCCTTAATATCAAATTATCATTTTACTTCCTCATCAATCTCAACACTCTTCAATCGTTTCTTTAGTCTTGGTATAGACGCTTCATTTTCCGCTTTGATCTCCTTTATCAATTCATCAGAATAACCCAATATACTCTTAAGTAACTCCCCTGTATGCTCACCCACATCAGGTGGGGGTTCAGGATTTCCTTCAATTACACTTTGATTTGATTTATTGCATAACTTGAATATCGAGTTCATGGAATTGTATTTCTCTCCCTTTAATTCCATTTCAATAAACATCCTATTTTGCTTAACCTGTGGGTCCTTCATAATCTCATCATAATTGACCACAGGGCCACAGGGAATATCATTTTCATCACGCAGAAGCTTTATCCACTCTTCTGTAGTCTTTTTTCGTAAGGCTTCCTCATAGGAGTTATCTAATTCTTTTTTATGCTTATTTCTTTCTTCAGAAGTCTTATATCGAGGATCATTTATCAATTCATTAAGACCAATTAATTCCATCAATTTTTCTTGATTAGTTGAGGACGCTA
Proteins encoded in this window:
- a CDS encoding CoA transferase produces the protein MAITRGPLTGIRVLDLTENHSGPFGSMLLGDLGAEIIKIESPLGDCSRQGEPSVSLDNHFFLALNRNKGSIILDIESKLGKRTFHDLVEVSDVIISNSEPALNRNRGLDFDTLERINPKIITCNISGYGESGPYAEYPPFDIIACGHSGLLSLSGEPGRAPLIPGGISLGEMMGGIFAVMHILSALMNRDKDGMGLKAEVNLFDSLLFMQKAIFQHYFSSGMAPTLQGGRHMMLATYGVFETKDGYLTLGPSDESKIIEVAGLGWMFEDPKLDSMFNRVINREEFNKHFEEALRSKTTEEWVRILRDENDLASGPVLNYGQVINDPQVQHNNMIWDMQLESGEKYKTIGSIFKMPNEIEGRPTPPSDLGRYTEEVLRDKLGYSDEQISEIRQENEAARKRLVNQ
- a CDS encoding CoA transferase, whose product is MSITQGPLKGIRVIDMTHAHAGPFGTMLLGDLGAEIIKLEPPPGEMMRMGEKKVSLTSYYFTGLNRNKKGLVLDLKGELGRKAFHELVKKSDIVYSNLRAGVPTRQGTDFETLSKINPRIIRCNISGYGETGPCRSYPSFDIIACGHSGILSVSGDPKTNTPVIPGGIALADMMGGIFGTMSVLAALFKRNRDDKGVKIEFNLLNGLMVMQQVLFQNYFLTGNNPPLQGQRHSTTAAYGIFDTKDGHITLAPVKQTDKETLLKLIGLEKLLNDPKFKTREDMIMNRIELNEHIEKALLKRNTDEWVKLFRDENDIPCGPVLNYDQIITDPQVLHNKMFIEMELRGERYKTIGTIFKLSNESELIQGTPDPPPDLDEHTDEILQSLLGYSDETIKAIRAESEAAIPIWKARSSRTDMSEHIDELKQKIKESQE